The following proteins are co-located in the Pontiella desulfatans genome:
- a CDS encoding TIR domain-containing protein, whose amino-acid sequence MSESKPMRLFISYSSKSGEAARSFADKLRTLGYDTWLAPEEIHGGQDFAEQIMEGLDQCHGFVLLLTAEANESPHVKSELNQAFGRKMPILPVLLEEFELSRSYVYYLSHAQWVDASNGADGCWDEVTTVLDAWRAGRTPTRTVQPPLPFKRVRAWPKVAAGVAVAGLLALGVWKLAPNDAPSPEDENQVRRVASHMLFMLVCWDQQFGSFERYTEYLEGKVISGSDYPMDMQIKELEGQAAHVAGEMQNTGAKIHPFPEGLLAWIQGSPLNAADADAFVPFASTMTEELVNNVGFLRNCVDPRFVMSPANKRELLVQYRKWNRESAAMAWYGAAEFLAPLNQDTEGFRKAFREPLSTCAYLASLNLLWLDDQAECERLAKSAEERMNRIMNEMAALVGEEQANLSRQEDAMLPLLQKAEEVEQMEKQLAELEAMLAEQEPAIRADCTLLPDDDPGIMWGKIIRLMACGMHADASLQMDRFLEFNPDSTSAPRVVKAVKAYATEAAKTGMRHGAVVWGTENDVVHSVLRPGDIVVELNGEQVLGGASYVAIKQKSGAENSDFRYLRLDSNGLLMEHVDKGNSNEPRISITDIVEQMD is encoded by the coding sequence ATGAGTGAATCCAAACCGATGAGACTTTTCATTTCCTATTCATCGAAATCCGGCGAGGCCGCCCGCTCGTTCGCGGACAAGCTGCGAACCCTGGGCTACGACACCTGGCTCGCGCCGGAGGAGATCCATGGCGGGCAGGATTTTGCCGAGCAGATTATGGAAGGCTTGGATCAATGCCACGGATTCGTGCTGTTGCTGACGGCCGAGGCCAACGAGTCGCCCCATGTGAAGAGCGAGCTGAACCAGGCCTTTGGCCGCAAGATGCCGATCCTGCCCGTCCTGTTGGAAGAGTTTGAGCTATCGCGGAGCTATGTCTACTATCTTTCCCACGCCCAATGGGTGGATGCCTCCAACGGCGCGGACGGTTGCTGGGATGAGGTAACCACGGTGCTGGATGCCTGGCGCGCGGGGCGGACGCCGACAAGAACCGTCCAGCCCCCCTTGCCCTTCAAGCGGGTTAGGGCGTGGCCGAAGGTGGCCGCAGGCGTGGCGGTGGCGGGGCTGCTGGCTCTGGGGGTCTGGAAACTCGCCCCGAACGACGCTCCGAGTCCGGAAGACGAAAACCAGGTACGGCGCGTGGCCTCGCACATGCTGTTCATGCTGGTTTGCTGGGATCAGCAGTTCGGATCCTTCGAGCGCTATACGGAATATCTTGAAGGTAAGGTCATATCCGGCTCGGACTATCCGATGGATATGCAGATCAAGGAGCTGGAAGGTCAGGCGGCACATGTTGCGGGCGAAATGCAAAATACCGGTGCGAAAATACACCCGTTCCCGGAAGGCCTGCTCGCGTGGATTCAGGGATCGCCTTTGAACGCGGCCGACGCCGATGCGTTCGTGCCCTTTGCTTCCACGATGACCGAGGAGTTGGTGAACAATGTCGGCTTCCTGCGGAATTGCGTCGATCCGCGGTTCGTGATGAGTCCGGCCAACAAGCGCGAGCTGCTTGTCCAATACCGGAAGTGGAACCGCGAAAGCGCCGCGATGGCGTGGTATGGCGCAGCGGAATTCCTCGCGCCGCTGAACCAGGATACGGAAGGGTTCCGGAAGGCCTTCCGTGAGCCGCTCTCCACCTGCGCCTATCTGGCCAGCCTCAACCTGCTTTGGTTGGACGACCAGGCCGAATGCGAACGCCTGGCGAAAAGCGCCGAGGAGCGGATGAACCGCATCATGAACGAAATGGCTGCGCTGGTGGGCGAAGAGCAGGCCAACCTCAGCCGCCAGGAAGATGCGATGCTTCCGCTTCTTCAAAAGGCCGAAGAGGTGGAGCAAATGGAAAAGCAGTTGGCGGAGCTGGAGGCCATGCTTGCCGAACAGGAACCCGCCATCCGCGCCGACTGCACGCTCCTGCCCGACGACGATCCGGGCATCATGTGGGGCAAGATTATCCGGCTGATGGCCTGCGGCATGCATGCCGATGCCTCCCTGCAAATGGATCGGTTCCTGGAATTCAACCCGGACTCCACCTCTGCCCCCCGCGTGGTCAAGGCGGTCAAGGCCTATGCAACGGAAGCCGCAAAAACCGGCATGCGGCACGGGGCCGTGGTGTGGGGCACCGAGAACGATGTTGTGCACTCCGTGCTTCGTCCGGGCGACATTGTGGTTGAGCTGAACGGTGAGCAGGTTCTTGGCGGGGCGTCTTATGTCGCAATCAAACAAAAGAGCGGTGCGGAGAACAGCGACTTTCGATACCTGCGGTTGGATTCCAACGGGCTTCTAATGGAGCATGTGGATAAAGGAAATTCCAACGAGCCCCGCATCAGCATTACGGATATCGTGGAACAGATGGATTGA
- a CDS encoding RyR domain-containing protein, which translates to MKKNAFGCWWSQMVYRAWSSTPRQIIVLIGAFALIVAFGAVLLCLPYFEFGAKDLGDNPWWVSFMHATCPDYLGETTGWSRVLDFFVTYGGWFVLQGVFVSILVNALDRRGQRTLEGDARCRFKDGHGVVLGWGAMGVSVVEKLAKPGRKVIILSQENAEEVREQLRTEFDCPECAVDPRKVFVFRGSLDSNTDLKALNVAGADEVVVLGDRNVRGNDSRNLQAATRIAELRDARKMEGKVTIHIHIDDLRSYDLIQDIDIPSGRQGVANFHPFNFCEDWARRIWCAIPGGSTAHVYPPLAYAPEVARKESSAYVHLFVLGFGQMGQAIAVQAARIAHYASGRKTKITVVDSKLEAREVSFRSHCAIDAMPDIEFTFLKAYAESATVRDKLAEAADDPNQILSVAVCFSDPDASMSTALSLPAPVITGDNPVYVRQETRSGLSSLAQKIKDQKRWKDIRFFGTLDECYGLVPGQDKIAEQIHNSYIEQAKAEGWYDPEKPSFHPWKSLAEHYRWSNRYQSDAFLERIRAFGYSLQPVSASETISRFPLEQLELLAETEHDRWWAERLLAGWTPGDRNDDLRQHPNLVPYEGLDEPTKEYDRDAIRNMPSLIQDNFGMGLVRGGS; encoded by the coding sequence ATGAAAAAAAATGCATTCGGATGTTGGTGGTCGCAGATGGTTTATCGGGCGTGGAGTTCGACGCCGCGGCAAATTATCGTTTTGATCGGGGCGTTTGCACTGATTGTGGCCTTCGGGGCCGTGTTGCTCTGCCTGCCGTACTTCGAGTTCGGCGCGAAGGATCTCGGCGACAATCCGTGGTGGGTCTCGTTCATGCATGCAACGTGCCCGGACTATCTCGGCGAAACGACCGGCTGGAGCCGGGTGCTCGACTTCTTCGTGACCTACGGCGGATGGTTCGTGCTGCAAGGGGTGTTCGTGTCGATCCTCGTCAACGCGCTCGACCGCCGGGGCCAACGCACCTTGGAGGGCGATGCCCGCTGCCGGTTCAAGGACGGGCACGGCGTGGTGCTGGGCTGGGGCGCCATGGGCGTCTCCGTGGTTGAAAAGCTCGCCAAGCCCGGCCGCAAGGTCATCATCCTCTCGCAGGAAAACGCCGAGGAGGTGCGCGAACAACTGCGCACCGAGTTCGATTGCCCCGAATGTGCGGTCGATCCGCGCAAGGTCTTCGTCTTCCGCGGCTCGCTCGATTCCAACACCGATCTCAAGGCCTTGAATGTTGCCGGGGCCGACGAGGTGGTGGTGTTGGGCGACCGCAACGTGCGCGGCAACGATAGCCGCAACCTGCAGGCCGCCACCCGCATCGCCGAGCTGCGCGATGCGCGGAAGATGGAAGGGAAAGTCACCATCCATATCCATATCGACGATCTGCGTTCCTACGACCTGATCCAGGACATCGACATTCCCTCGGGCAGGCAGGGGGTGGCCAACTTCCACCCCTTCAACTTTTGCGAGGACTGGGCGCGGCGCATCTGGTGCGCCATTCCGGGTGGCTCAACGGCCCATGTGTATCCGCCCTTGGCCTATGCTCCCGAAGTTGCCCGGAAGGAATCCTCCGCCTATGTGCATCTCTTCGTGCTCGGTTTCGGCCAGATGGGCCAGGCCATCGCCGTGCAGGCCGCACGGATTGCCCACTATGCCTCCGGCAGGAAAACCAAAATCACCGTCGTTGATTCCAAGCTCGAAGCCCGCGAGGTCTCCTTCCGCAGCCATTGTGCCATCGATGCCATGCCGGACATCGAATTCACCTTCCTCAAGGCCTATGCCGAATCGGCCACGGTACGCGACAAGCTGGCCGAAGCCGCCGACGATCCGAACCAGATCCTCAGCGTCGCCGTCTGCTTCTCCGACCCCGACGCGTCCATGAGTACCGCGCTTTCGTTGCCGGCTCCCGTCATTACCGGCGACAATCCCGTCTACGTCCGGCAGGAAACCCGCTCCGGCCTCTCCTCGCTTGCGCAGAAAATCAAGGACCAGAAGCGGTGGAAGGATATCCGTTTCTTCGGCACCCTCGACGAATGCTACGGGTTGGTTCCCGGGCAAGACAAGATTGCCGAACAGATCCACAACAGCTACATCGAGCAGGCCAAGGCCGAAGGCTGGTACGATCCCGAAAAGCCCAGCTTCCATCCCTGGAAATCGCTCGCCGAGCACTACCGCTGGTCGAACCGCTACCAGTCCGACGCCTTCCTCGAGCGCATCCGCGCCTTCGGCTACTCGCTCCAGCCGGTCTCCGCTTCCGAAACCATCTCCCGCTTCCCCCTGGAGCAACTCGAGCTCCTGGCCGAAACCGAGCACGACCGCTGGTGGGCCGAGCGCCTTCTCGCCGGCTGGACTCCCGGCGACCGCAACGACGACCTCCGCCAGCACCCCAACCTCGTCCCCTACGAAGGGCTCGACGAACCCACCAAGGAATACGACCGCGACGCCATCCGCAACATGCCCTCCCTCATCCAGGACAACTTCGGGATGGGGTTGGTTCGCGGAGGTTCGTAA
- the nusA gene encoding transcription termination factor NusA, whose translation MNAAELKAVVEYMESERGVERETIIRAIESALQSVAEKNGDEVDEDLRIEIDRRTFERKAYRKLSDGSEIETTPPRMGRIAAQTAKQVIMQKIRNAEKEIIFDEYKDRLGEITTGTVTRFDRSDVVIELEHGEAIMPSKERVPTEEYEIGERVRALILNVRERERGPEIVLSRNHPDFVRRLFELEVSEISDGTMDIKGIAREAGYRSKVAVISHDERVDPVGACVGMRGMRVKNIVRELSGEKIDIVRWSDDIHTLITNALAPARLKHVEADADTQTVKVTVEPDQLSLAIGKRGQNARLTSKLTGWRVDIQKDEESMDFEERVAVAVTKLAAIEGIGDEYADKLVFSGFLTLEGILAAEMGDLSSIEGISPEQARALWYAAEAEYIKEHGEITE comes from the coding sequence ATGAATGCTGCGGAACTGAAAGCCGTTGTGGAATACATGGAAAGCGAACGGGGCGTGGAGCGCGAAACGATTATTCGTGCCATCGAATCCGCCCTGCAGAGTGTTGCCGAGAAAAACGGGGACGAAGTGGACGAGGATTTGCGCATCGAGATCGATCGCCGCACCTTCGAGCGCAAGGCCTACCGGAAACTGTCGGATGGCTCCGAAATCGAAACCACTCCTCCGCGCATGGGCCGCATCGCCGCGCAGACCGCCAAACAGGTGATCATGCAGAAGATCCGCAACGCCGAGAAGGAAATCATTTTCGACGAATACAAGGATCGCCTCGGCGAAATCACCACCGGAACCGTGACGCGCTTCGACCGCTCGGACGTGGTGATCGAGCTGGAGCACGGCGAAGCCATCATGCCTTCCAAGGAACGCGTTCCGACCGAGGAATATGAGATTGGCGAGCGTGTCCGGGCGCTCATCCTTAATGTCCGCGAGCGCGAGCGCGGCCCCGAGATCGTGCTTTCGCGCAACCACCCCGATTTTGTCCGCCGCCTTTTCGAACTGGAGGTCTCGGAGATTTCCGATGGCACGATGGACATCAAGGGCATTGCCCGCGAGGCCGGCTACCGCAGCAAGGTGGCGGTGATTTCGCACGATGAGCGCGTGGATCCCGTTGGCGCCTGTGTTGGCATGCGCGGCATGCGCGTGAAGAACATTGTGCGCGAACTCTCCGGCGAAAAGATCGATATCGTCCGCTGGAGCGACGATATCCACACCCTGATAACCAACGCCCTCGCACCGGCCCGGCTGAAGCATGTCGAAGCCGATGCGGATACGCAGACCGTCAAGGTTACGGTCGAGCCCGACCAGCTTTCGCTGGCGATCGGCAAGCGCGGCCAGAACGCGCGGCTGACCTCCAAGCTGACCGGCTGGCGCGTGGACATCCAGAAGGATGAAGAGAGCATGGACTTCGAGGAGCGCGTTGCCGTTGCGGTAACCAAGCTCGCTGCCATCGAAGGCATCGGCGACGAATACGCCGACAAGCTGGTATTCTCCGGCTTCCTGACGCTGGAAGGTATCCTGGCCGCCGAGATGGGCGACCTCTCTTCCATCGAAGGCATTTCCCCCGAGCAGGCCAGGGCCCTCTGGTATGCGGCAGAGGCGGAATACATTAAAGAACACGGTGAGATTACGGAATGA
- the infB gene encoding translation initiation factor IF-2 — translation MMTVQETAKDVGVSAEELIEILGDIDIVVDGPESELTKDQITQVCDELGYGSIEDAREDNVSAEEEEEPEAAPAEEVKEEAAPVAAAEEAPVEEAAAEEVVAKEAPPAASDEPAKDPTLIELKKPKVIVKDFAEMMGMKPNMVIAELMRMNVFASINAEIDLKIAKQIGEKHGFTVRKEEKKKAAPQQPKTSKKVQAKKLAEAPDTPDALLPRPPVVTFMGHVDHGKTSLLDKVRNTRVTAGESGGITQHIGAYTVELNDHKITFLDTPGHAAFTAMRARGANLTDIAVLVVAADDGVMPQTIEAIKHAKAAGVCTIIAMNKMDLRAANPDRLKQQLQENEIMVEDWGGDIGCIPVSAETGEGIDSLLERILLESEMLELKANPNKPATGFVVEAQMEPGMGPTASVLVKSGTLKVGDNVICGNYWGRIKALISDQGKKIRTAGPSTAVKILGLTNVPGAGDEFQVLASDKEAKALSEELQAEERAAQLGGGAAPKKMSLDDLFGAGAGDEKKELKVIIKADVQGSVEAIAHSLGGIKSDKVEINIITNDVGNITVNDVMLASASDAIILGFHTGNENGTNAAAKREGVEIRLYSIIYELIEDVESAMKGLLEPELREQVIGEAEVREVFELSKKSKIAGCMVMSGRITSKASIRIKRGRDILFEGLIGSLKRFQNDAAEVRQGQECGIRPENFTNFEAGDTIQAYIVEKITQEL, via the coding sequence ATGATGACAGTACAAGAGACAGCTAAAGATGTCGGCGTATCCGCCGAGGAATTGATCGAGATTCTGGGGGATATCGATATCGTCGTTGATGGCCCGGAATCCGAACTGACCAAGGATCAGATCACCCAGGTTTGCGACGAGCTGGGCTACGGCTCGATCGAGGACGCGCGCGAGGATAATGTCTCGGCCGAGGAAGAAGAAGAGCCCGAAGCGGCTCCTGCCGAAGAGGTGAAGGAAGAGGCCGCCCCGGTGGCCGCCGCCGAGGAAGCCCCGGTTGAAGAGGCCGCCGCCGAAGAGGTGGTTGCCAAGGAAGCTCCGCCCGCCGCCTCCGACGAACCGGCGAAGGACCCGACCCTGATCGAGTTGAAAAAGCCGAAGGTGATCGTTAAGGACTTTGCCGAAATGATGGGTATGAAGCCCAACATGGTGATTGCCGAGTTGATGCGGATGAACGTGTTCGCCTCCATCAACGCCGAGATCGATTTGAAGATCGCCAAGCAGATTGGCGAGAAGCACGGCTTCACCGTACGCAAGGAAGAGAAGAAAAAGGCCGCGCCGCAACAGCCGAAGACCAGCAAGAAAGTCCAGGCCAAGAAGCTGGCTGAAGCTCCGGACACGCCCGACGCCCTGCTGCCGCGGCCGCCGGTCGTCACCTTCATGGGGCACGTCGACCACGGCAAGACCTCCCTGCTCGACAAGGTGCGCAACACCCGCGTCACCGCCGGCGAGTCCGGCGGCATCACGCAGCACATCGGTGCCTATACGGTCGAACTCAACGACCACAAGATTACGTTCCTCGACACCCCCGGCCACGCCGCCTTCACGGCCATGCGTGCCCGCGGTGCAAACCTCACCGATATCGCCGTGCTCGTTGTTGCGGCGGACGACGGTGTGATGCCGCAGACGATCGAAGCCATCAAGCACGCGAAGGCGGCCGGCGTTTGCACCATCATTGCAATGAACAAGATGGACTTGCGCGCCGCCAACCCCGACCGCTTGAAGCAGCAACTTCAGGAAAACGAAATCATGGTCGAGGACTGGGGCGGCGACATCGGCTGCATTCCGGTGAGTGCCGAAACCGGCGAAGGAATCGATTCGCTTCTCGAACGCATCCTGCTCGAGTCCGAAATGCTCGAGCTCAAGGCCAACCCCAACAAGCCGGCAACCGGTTTCGTGGTGGAGGCCCAGATGGAGCCGGGCATGGGCCCGACCGCCAGCGTGCTCGTCAAGAGCGGTACGCTTAAGGTGGGCGACAACGTGATCTGCGGCAATTATTGGGGCCGCATCAAGGCGCTCATCAGCGACCAAGGCAAGAAGATCCGCACGGCCGGACCGTCCACCGCCGTGAAGATTCTCGGGCTCACCAACGTGCCGGGTGCCGGCGACGAATTCCAGGTGCTGGCCTCCGACAAGGAAGCCAAGGCGCTTTCCGAGGAGCTGCAGGCCGAAGAACGCGCCGCGCAGCTGGGTGGCGGAGCCGCCCCGAAGAAGATGTCGCTCGACGACCTGTTCGGAGCCGGCGCAGGGGACGAGAAGAAGGAACTCAAGGTGATCATCAAGGCCGACGTGCAAGGTTCGGTCGAAGCCATTGCGCATTCGCTTGGCGGCATCAAGAGCGACAAGGTGGAGATCAACATCATCACCAACGATGTCGGCAACATTACCGTCAACGACGTCATGCTGGCGAGTGCATCGGATGCCATCATTCTCGGTTTCCACACCGGCAACGAAAACGGAACCAACGCCGCCGCCAAGCGCGAAGGGGTTGAGATCCGCTTGTACAGCATCATCTATGAATTGATCGAAGATGTTGAGAGCGCCATGAAGGGTTTGCTGGAACCGGAACTGCGCGAACAGGTGATCGGCGAAGCGGAAGTCCGCGAAGTATTCGAGCTCAGCAAGAAGAGCAAGATTGCCGGTTGCATGGTGATGAGCGGTCGCATTACTTCGAAGGCGAGCATCCGAATCAAGCGCGGTCGCGACATTCTTTTCGAAGGCCTCATTGGTTCGCTCAAGCGTTTCCAAAACGATGCCGCCGAAGTGCGCCAAGGGCAAGAGTGCGGCATACGTCCGGAGAACTTCACGAACTTCGAAGCAGGCGACACGATCCAGGCCTACATCGTCGAAAAGATCACGCAGGAATTATAG
- a CDS encoding histone, whose translation MAAKKKAAKKAPAKKAAKKAPAKKAVKKAPAKKAPAKKKAAAKKAPAKKKAAKKAPAKKAAKKAPAKKKAAKKAPAKKKAAKKAPAKKKAAKKAPAKKKAAKKAPAKKAAKKAPAKKKAVKKAPAKKKAAAKKAPAKKKAAKKKAAKKK comes from the coding sequence ATGGCAGCGAAGAAGAAAGCAGCAAAGAAGGCACCGGCTAAGAAGGCCGCGAAGAAAGCACCGGCTAAGAAAGCCGTAAAGAAAGCACCGGCCAAGAAAGCACCGGCCAAGAAGAAGGCCGCCGCCAAGAAGGCACCGGCCAAGAAGAAGGCCGCGAAGAAAGCGCCCGCCAAGAAGGCTGCGAAGAAAGCGCCCGCCAAGAAGAAGGCTGCGAAGAAAGCGCCCGCCAAGAAGAAGGCTGCGAAGAAAGCGCCTGCCAAGAAGAAAGCCGCCAAGAAGGCACCGGCTAAGAAGAAAGCAGCCAAGAAGGCACCGGCTAAGAAGGCTGCCAAGAAGGCACCGGCTAAAAAGAAAGCCGTGAAGAAAGCGCCGGCCAAGAAGAAAGCCGCCGCCAAGAAGGCACCGGCCAAGAAGAAGGCTGCGAAGAAAAAAGCCGCTAAAAAGAAATAA
- the nrdR gene encoding transcriptional regulator NrdR: MRCPKCEGRENRVIDSREVRNGDAIRRRRVCVGCGHRFTTYEEIQRAQLQVTKRDGRREELSRSKLVKSLNIACRKRHISVEQIERLADSILLEAESEFEKEIPSIMLGKKVMAALEKLDEVAYIRYASVYRRFRDAGQFMNEVERLIGRE; encoded by the coding sequence ATGAGATGTCCAAAATGTGAAGGCCGGGAAAACCGTGTAATCGATAGCCGGGAAGTGCGCAACGGCGATGCCATCCGACGGCGGCGCGTATGTGTTGGCTGCGGGCACCGCTTCACCACCTACGAAGAGATCCAGCGTGCCCAGCTCCAGGTGACCAAGCGCGATGGCCGGCGGGAAGAGCTCAGCCGCAGCAAACTCGTTAAGAGCCTCAACATTGCCTGCCGCAAACGGCACATCAGCGTCGAGCAGATCGAACGTCTGGCCGACTCGATTCTCTTGGAAGCCGAGTCGGAATTCGAAAAGGAAATCCCGAGCATCATGCTGGGTAAAAAAGTGATGGCCGCACTCGAGAAGCTCGATGAGGTTGCCTATATCCGCTATGCCTCCGTCTATCGCCGCTTCCGCGATGCCGGCCAGTTCATGAACGAGGTCGAGCGCCTGATTGGACGCGAATGA
- the lnt gene encoding apolipoprotein N-acyltransferase, which translates to MIGSFKEMDKKRQKYDAERPAINLNNPIFQSIWFAVFGSILSGVLLALGFPGFGNSTLIFVALVPLMFAVQGASIKKASWLALLSGFVFFMMSLSWLHNLTGTVEGVGMKASALVGYALLALYCGLYFIPFAITVTLGVQRWAGENVWKNVRFMFAVTMVWVGAEYVRGFLLTGFPWNPLGVSQYANPTIIQIAEWGGVSIVSAYIVWMNAGAFITFRQYTHGSRMKKYRPHFELMIGIVPLALSIAHGMNVLFNRPEFYESVNVALVQPNIPQVEKWDTEMDQMIRDRLAELGSTALRLEGIDLMIWPETAVPDFLRTSRASYDLVKSMTATGTPLLLGSMDVEFTEAGRIYYNSSMLFGKDGEELGKYDKQHLVPFGEYVPFPGLMRKFTPIEVDFRHGAGSTILPLRGNASFSALICFEDIVAPLSVNATRAGARWLVSQSNDAWFDPSAQSEQHLAHAIFRCIENRIPMARCCNTGVSCIIDAYGNVQRNLEPLTKGFTTGQLHPRPIGLEKTFYTRNGNVFSKVALIAGATVLFVLRSKGWKFRRKKDVPEVE; encoded by the coding sequence ATGATAGGCTCGTTCAAGGAAATGGACAAGAAGCGGCAGAAATACGATGCCGAACGTCCCGCCATAAATCTCAACAACCCCATTTTCCAGTCGATCTGGTTCGCGGTCTTCGGCAGCATCCTATCCGGCGTGTTGCTGGCATTGGGCTTTCCGGGCTTTGGCAACTCGACCTTGATTTTCGTGGCGCTGGTTCCGCTCATGTTTGCCGTGCAAGGCGCGTCCATCAAAAAGGCGTCGTGGTTGGCGTTGCTCTCCGGCTTTGTCTTTTTCATGATGTCGCTCTCGTGGTTGCACAACCTCACCGGCACGGTCGAAGGGGTTGGCATGAAGGCCAGCGCGTTGGTGGGCTATGCCCTGCTCGCGCTCTACTGCGGCCTCTACTTCATTCCGTTCGCCATCACGGTCACGCTCGGGGTGCAACGATGGGCGGGCGAGAACGTTTGGAAAAACGTACGCTTCATGTTTGCCGTCACCATGGTGTGGGTCGGGGCCGAATACGTGCGTGGTTTTTTGCTGACGGGCTTCCCGTGGAATCCGCTCGGTGTTTCGCAATACGCGAACCCCACCATCATCCAGATCGCCGAGTGGGGCGGGGTCTCCATTGTGTCGGCCTACATTGTTTGGATGAACGCCGGCGCCTTCATCACCTTCCGCCAATACACCCACGGTTCGCGGATGAAAAAATACCGACCGCATTTCGAGCTGATGATCGGCATCGTTCCGCTCGCGCTCTCGATCGCGCACGGCATGAACGTGCTCTTCAACCGTCCCGAATTCTACGAATCGGTCAACGTTGCCCTCGTGCAACCCAACATTCCACAGGTTGAAAAATGGGACACGGAGATGGATCAAATGATCCGCGACCGGTTGGCCGAGCTGGGCAGCACCGCCCTGCGGCTCGAGGGGATCGACCTGATGATCTGGCCCGAAACCGCCGTGCCCGATTTCCTCCGCACCAGCCGCGCCAGCTACGACCTCGTGAAAAGCATGACCGCCACCGGAACGCCGTTGCTGCTGGGCAGCATGGATGTCGAATTCACCGAGGCCGGCCGCATCTACTACAACAGCTCCATGCTGTTCGGCAAGGATGGCGAAGAGCTCGGAAAATACGACAAGCAGCACCTCGTCCCGTTCGGTGAATATGTTCCGTTCCCCGGCCTCATGCGCAAGTTCACGCCCATCGAAGTCGACTTCCGCCACGGCGCGGGAAGCACCATCCTGCCGCTGCGCGGCAACGCCTCCTTCTCCGCCCTCATCTGTTTCGAAGACATCGTGGCCCCGCTTTCCGTCAACGCCACCCGCGCCGGCGCGCGCTGGTTGGTCAGCCAAAGCAACGATGCCTGGTTCGATCCCTCCGCGCAGTCGGAGCAGCACCTGGCCCACGCCATCTTCCGCTGCATCGAAAACCGCATTCCCATGGCGCGCTGCTGCAACACCGGCGTCTCCTGCATCATCGATGCCTACGGCAACGTGCAGCGCAATCTCGAGCCCCTCACCAAGGGCTTCACCACCGGTCAACTGCATCCCCGCCCCATCGGCCTCGAAAAAACCTTCTACACCCGCAACGGCAACGTCTTTTCCAAGGTCGCCCTCATTGCCGGCGCCACCGTCCTCTTTGTGCTTCGTTCCAAAGGCTGGAAATTCCGGAGGAAGAAGGATGTGCCTGAAGTCGAATAG